The Rhodocytophaga rosea genome has a segment encoding these proteins:
- a CDS encoding DUF1015 domain-containing protein, whose product MAEIKPFRAWRYNQSLFENIEELTSPLFDVVSDKQRNRLYQHPYNSIHISVPSGEYAPQQAARLLQQWKVDQIILQDALPAIYVYYQYFSLPGNPKTFCRKGFICHIKAYDWPEKVILRHENTIPHSVNDRTALLEATQLHVSPTHGLYTDAEFELEYYMDESILNPIYETEDYQGVRDVLSVIQDAAVIRKFMQKLAHKQVILADGHHRYESSITLRKKYMAENPAHTGQEPYNYHLMYLSNTEANDLCILPTHRLICSLPDLDVSDFMHKLQTYFIIKVVEDPYDLNEIILGKQWAFGLLLKDTVYKIRLKPEVFSQMSWQFPPEVKELDLTVLHYFVIEKALGIPGKDQRKSPYIHFSRSFSECMAQVMQGEAQMALITQNISMEEVKKVCASGYTMPQKSTYFYPKVICGFLFSSIVPAEFTTPGCSVF is encoded by the coding sequence ATGGCAGAAATTAAGCCTTTCCGGGCATGGAGATACAACCAAAGTTTATTTGAAAATATTGAAGAGCTTACCTCTCCACTTTTCGATGTAGTTTCCGATAAACAACGCAACCGGTTATACCAGCATCCCTATAATAGTATTCATATATCTGTGCCATCCGGCGAATATGCTCCTCAGCAAGCAGCCAGGCTACTTCAGCAATGGAAAGTGGATCAGATTATTTTACAGGATGCATTGCCAGCTATTTATGTATATTATCAGTATTTCTCTTTGCCGGGAAATCCCAAAACTTTTTGCCGGAAAGGATTTATTTGTCATATTAAAGCCTACGACTGGCCGGAAAAAGTAATTCTACGCCATGAAAATACCATTCCGCATTCCGTGAACGACAGAACAGCGCTTCTGGAAGCTACCCAGTTACATGTGAGCCCAACGCATGGCTTATATACCGATGCAGAATTTGAGCTGGAATACTATATGGACGAGAGTATCCTGAATCCCATTTACGAAACGGAAGATTACCAGGGAGTACGAGATGTATTGAGTGTCATTCAGGATGCAGCTGTTATCAGAAAGTTTATGCAGAAGCTGGCACATAAACAAGTTATCCTTGCCGACGGACACCACCGCTATGAAAGCTCCATTACACTGCGTAAAAAATATATGGCCGAAAATCCGGCGCATACCGGGCAGGAGCCCTATAATTATCACCTGATGTACCTGAGCAATACGGAAGCCAATGATTTGTGTATTCTGCCTACTCACCGCCTCATCTGTAGCCTGCCTGATCTGGATGTATCAGATTTTATGCACAAACTGCAAACTTATTTTATAATTAAGGTAGTAGAAGATCCTTATGATCTGAATGAAATTATTCTCGGCAAACAGTGGGCATTTGGCTTATTGCTGAAAGATACCGTCTATAAAATCCGGTTAAAGCCAGAGGTATTCAGCCAGATGAGCTGGCAATTTCCACCCGAAGTAAAAGAACTCGACCTGACGGTACTTCATTATTTTGTGATCGAAAAAGCCTTAGGTATTCCGGGAAAGGATCAGCGGAAAAGTCCCTATATTCATTTTTCCAGAAGCTTCTCTGAATGTATGGCGCAGGTGATGCAGGGAGAAGCACAGATGGCGCTTATTACACAAAATATTTCTATGGAAGAAGTAAAAAAAGTATGTGCCAGCGGATATACCATGCCCCAGAAATCTACCTACTTTTATCCGAAAGTGATCTGTGGCTTTTTGTTCAGTTCCATAGTTCCCGCTGAATTTACAACACCAGGATGTTCTGTATTTTAA
- a CDS encoding DUF1501 domain-containing protein, with amino-acid sequence MDHSSCNHYNTKYTRRDFLTKTSLGLGAASIASLLNPLGLFGQGANPKQIIENSNGGVLGQPHFVPKAKRVIYLFQSGAPSHLDLFDYKPLLNKMNGNDMPPSVRGEGRLTGMSSGQTIFPLAGSSFNFKQYGKSGAWMSELMPYTSKIVDELCFVKSMHTDAINHDPAITFIQSGSQFPGRPSIGSWLSYGLGSDNENLPAFVVLVTQGQTGQPIYARLWGNGFLPSEHQGVQFRAGKNPVLYLSNPPGVASESRREQLDYLNKLQEMQYDEFEDPEIQARISQYEMAYRMQTSVPEIMDTSKEPDYIYDMYGPDSRKPGTFAANCLLARRLAEKGVKFIQLYHRDWDHHGNLPNALPVKCKETDQSSAALIMDLKQRGLLEDTLVIWGGEFGRTSYSQGKLTADNYGRDHHPKCFTLFMAGAGVKKGFTYGATDEFGYNVLQDPVHVHDFQATLLHLLGIDHEKLVYKFQGRRYRLTDVHGKVVREIIA; translated from the coding sequence ATGGATCATTCTAGCTGTAATCATTATAATACCAAATATACCAGAAGGGATTTTCTCACTAAAACATCTCTGGGATTGGGAGCCGCCAGTATTGCTTCACTGCTAAACCCTTTAGGCTTATTTGGACAGGGAGCCAACCCAAAACAGATCATTGAAAACTCGAATGGCGGCGTATTAGGCCAGCCACATTTTGTGCCCAAAGCAAAACGGGTTATTTACTTGTTTCAGAGTGGCGCTCCTTCACACCTGGACTTATTTGATTATAAGCCTTTACTCAATAAGATGAATGGCAATGATATGCCTCCAAGCGTTCGTGGCGAAGGGCGGCTTACTGGTATGTCTTCCGGACAAACAATTTTTCCATTGGCAGGGTCTTCGTTTAACTTTAAACAATATGGAAAGTCTGGTGCCTGGATGAGCGAATTAATGCCTTACACTTCCAAAATTGTAGATGAACTCTGCTTTGTAAAATCCATGCATACGGATGCCATCAATCATGATCCGGCGATTACCTTTATTCAGAGTGGTTCCCAGTTTCCCGGCAGGCCATCGATAGGTTCATGGCTGAGTTATGGCCTTGGGTCAGATAATGAGAATTTGCCGGCTTTTGTTGTGCTGGTTACTCAAGGACAAACCGGGCAACCTATTTATGCACGGTTGTGGGGAAATGGGTTTTTGCCTTCTGAACACCAGGGAGTGCAGTTCAGGGCTGGAAAGAATCCAGTGTTATACTTATCTAATCCTCCTGGAGTAGCTTCAGAGAGCAGGCGGGAGCAACTGGATTACCTAAACAAATTGCAGGAAATGCAGTACGATGAATTTGAAGACCCCGAAATACAGGCCAGAATCTCGCAGTATGAAATGGCCTACCGCATGCAAACATCAGTTCCGGAAATTATGGATACAAGCAAAGAACCGGATTATATTTATGACATGTATGGTCCCGATTCACGTAAACCGGGAACGTTTGCTGCCAATTGCCTGCTTGCCCGCAGGCTTGCCGAAAAAGGAGTAAAGTTTATTCAACTCTATCATAGGGATTGGGACCATCATGGGAATTTGCCGAATGCCTTGCCTGTAAAATGTAAAGAAACCGACCAGAGCTCAGCTGCCCTGATTATGGACTTAAAACAACGCGGTTTGCTGGAGGATACACTGGTAATATGGGGCGGTGAATTCGGACGTACCAGTTATTCCCAGGGTAAACTCACTGCCGACAACTATGGCCGGGATCATCATCCTAAATGTTTTACACTGTTTATGGCAGGGGCAGGTGTAAAAAAAGGATTTACCTATGGGGCAACCGATGAGTTTGGCTATAATGTACTACAAGATCCAGTACATGTGCACGATTTTCAGGCTACCTTGCTGCATTTATTAGGTATTGATCATGAAAAGTTAGTGTATAAATTCCAGGGAAGAAGATACCGCCTGACTGACGTTCATGGAAAAGTAGTTCGTGAAATTATAGCCTGA
- a CDS encoding UvrD-helicase domain-containing protein, giving the protein MPSSHPFKIYSSSAGSGKTYTLTKEYLKLALQQDNPTYYKQILAITFTNDAANEMKERILSALKGFSDENSLSESRQASNQVLLQTIVEELRAEGEHVTATEIRRRAGRTFRSILHDYSDFAVSTIDSFVNRLVSAFTEELNIPFNYEVDLDAADLLNNAIDRLLNRIGEAEEAVLSEMLEGYAMEKADEGKSWNYLPDDLAGFGMHLLNEKVFEAVGKLQQVTLQDFRDFRSKIREYLQLLQGQVASLADEALQLIAENGLDSKCFVGGSNGIHGYFSKIVEDPEGRIIWAPTEAFIRGIEGSEWAPKAVKEAQRTKVNAIAPGLLEYYEAIERLKGEFILLEAILRHFYKLSVIHEINTELEAIKSEKNVVHISDFNKAIINIVLQEPVPFIYERLGERYNHIMIDEFQDTSVLQWNNLLPLIENSVAKGHFSMIVGDAKQAIYGWRGGDMEQIVYLSQKRFAELSKKHQQSDLLDYRYETLEFSLKSERLTTNYRSTAEIIEFNNNLFRLLSGLYNHDKRLLADVYDAFFEQEIPPQPRTGGHIQVDFVSKELLTLDASPQELANPYKFNTFDALLNIIYEAKAGGYSYQDMAILNRSNVKGKEIANFLQEQGIEVISQEALLLQSARSVQLVMALFKVIHEPEHTLHRYEALHLFHTYILGTLPDATGEAVKEILTGATTEPFYAYFTEKGYTIDPLRIQQSGIYELSEKVIQVFELFSKPRQAAYLFRLLDVILEFSIKQSNHLADFMEYWEQKKEKLCINTPKEWEAITVSSIHKSKGLEYPVVIVPFADWEFSPNKEDLLWVSLEKENLHPATYLLHELPIRSAAISPVKDLNRTPLRDQYSRESEKVFVESLNTLYVALTRPTDRLYLLTKKDDFEKKSDTSRVNVSYLLYQYIAHFGEWEPERNTYIFHQGLPKPGTKSTVTENETWTLRETQYADWQDKARLSRKAAIIFDPLTLEKQRDISQKLCYALSRLTYAKDLDDLLLTFQAEGLVDITEAVEFERRLKALLSHEWIQPCFSPEVRIMSAHNIISARALSLPSPDRVVVNRQTISILNFLPGSPSDADSKRLQRYSKFLKEMGYETVEAILVNVADSSVQKISV; this is encoded by the coding sequence ATGCCCAGCTCGCATCCATTTAAAATATACAGTTCTTCAGCCGGCTCCGGAAAAACCTATACCCTTACCAAAGAGTACCTGAAACTAGCCTTGCAACAGGACAATCCTACCTATTACAAGCAAATTCTGGCTATTACTTTTACCAACGATGCGGCAAATGAGATGAAAGAGCGGATTTTGTCTGCTTTGAAAGGTTTTTCCGATGAGAATTCCCTATCTGAATCCAGGCAGGCGTCCAACCAGGTGCTGCTCCAGACCATTGTGGAAGAACTACGGGCAGAAGGCGAGCATGTAACAGCCACAGAAATCCGCCGACGGGCCGGACGTACGTTCAGGAGTATCTTGCATGATTACTCGGATTTTGCGGTGAGCACGATTGATAGCTTTGTAAACCGGCTGGTGAGTGCCTTTACAGAAGAACTCAATATTCCTTTTAATTACGAAGTAGACCTGGATGCTGCCGATCTGCTTAATAATGCCATCGACCGGCTGCTGAACAGAATAGGAGAAGCAGAAGAAGCCGTACTCTCTGAAATGCTGGAAGGCTATGCGATGGAAAAAGCGGACGAAGGCAAAAGCTGGAACTATTTGCCAGATGATCTTGCCGGATTCGGAATGCATCTGCTGAATGAAAAAGTATTTGAAGCAGTAGGGAAATTACAACAGGTTACTTTACAGGATTTCCGGGATTTCCGCAGCAAAATCCGGGAGTATCTCCAGTTACTTCAGGGACAAGTAGCCAGCCTGGCGGATGAAGCCTTGCAACTCATCGCCGAAAATGGACTAGACAGCAAATGTTTTGTGGGTGGAAGCAATGGTATACATGGCTATTTCTCCAAAATTGTAGAAGATCCGGAAGGGCGCATTATCTGGGCACCTACCGAAGCTTTTATCCGGGGAATTGAAGGCAGTGAATGGGCACCCAAAGCAGTAAAAGAGGCGCAGCGTACCAAAGTAAACGCCATTGCTCCCGGTTTGCTGGAATATTATGAAGCCATTGAGCGATTGAAAGGCGAGTTTATTCTACTGGAAGCCATTTTGCGGCATTTTTACAAATTGTCTGTTATTCATGAGATCAATACGGAGCTGGAAGCCATTAAATCGGAGAAAAATGTAGTGCACATTTCGGATTTTAATAAGGCCATTATCAATATAGTATTGCAGGAACCGGTGCCTTTTATTTATGAACGCCTGGGTGAACGTTATAACCACATCATGATTGATGAATTTCAGGATACTTCGGTACTACAGTGGAACAATTTGCTACCGCTGATAGAAAACAGTGTGGCCAAAGGACATTTTAGTATGATTGTAGGTGATGCCAAACAAGCCATTTATGGCTGGAGGGGAGGCGATATGGAACAAATTGTATACCTTTCCCAGAAACGTTTTGCCGAACTCAGTAAAAAGCATCAGCAATCCGACTTACTGGACTACCGCTACGAAACCCTGGAGTTTTCCCTAAAATCTGAACGGCTTACTACGAATTACCGGAGTACAGCTGAAATCATTGAATTTAACAACAACTTGTTCCGCTTGCTGTCCGGTTTATATAACCATGATAAACGTCTGCTTGCTGATGTATATGATGCCTTTTTTGAACAGGAAATTCCGCCACAACCCCGGACAGGCGGACACATCCAGGTGGATTTTGTTTCCAAAGAATTGCTCACCTTAGATGCTTCTCCACAGGAACTGGCTAATCCCTATAAATTTAATACGTTTGATGCCTTACTAAATATCATTTATGAGGCGAAAGCAGGAGGATATTCCTATCAGGATATGGCAATTTTGAACCGCAGCAATGTTAAAGGGAAAGAGATTGCCAATTTTTTGCAGGAACAGGGCATAGAAGTGATTTCCCAGGAAGCTTTGCTGTTACAGTCAGCCCGATCGGTGCAACTGGTAATGGCTTTGTTTAAAGTAATCCACGAGCCGGAACATACCCTGCACCGCTATGAGGCATTGCATCTGTTTCATACCTATATTCTGGGCACTTTGCCGGATGCGACGGGAGAGGCTGTAAAGGAAATTCTGACCGGGGCTACTACTGAGCCTTTTTATGCATATTTTACTGAAAAAGGCTATACTATTGATCCTTTGCGCATCCAGCAGTCGGGTATTTACGAACTGAGTGAAAAAGTGATACAAGTATTTGAATTATTCAGCAAACCCAGGCAGGCCGCCTATCTGTTCCGTTTGCTGGATGTAATTCTGGAATTCAGTATCAAGCAGAGCAACCACCTGGCCGATTTTATGGAATACTGGGAGCAAAAGAAAGAAAAACTGTGTATCAATACACCTAAAGAGTGGGAGGCGATTACGGTAAGTTCTATTCATAAATCCAAAGGACTGGAGTACCCGGTAGTAATTGTACCTTTTGCTGACTGGGAGTTTTCGCCCAATAAAGAAGATTTACTTTGGGTAAGCCTGGAAAAAGAAAATCTGCATCCGGCTACCTATTTGCTTCATGAATTACCTATCCGTTCAGCCGCTATCTCTCCGGTAAAAGACCTAAACCGTACTCCTTTGCGGGATCAGTATAGCCGGGAATCCGAAAAAGTATTTGTGGAAAGTTTGAATACACTCTATGTAGCTTTAACCCGACCAACAGACCGGCTGTATTTGCTCACTAAAAAAGACGATTTTGAGAAAAAGAGTGATACCAGCCGGGTAAATGTGAGTTACCTGCTTTACCAGTACATTGCCCATTTTGGAGAGTGGGAGCCGGAAAGAAATACTTATATTTTTCACCAGGGTTTGCCCAAGCCAGGAACAAAATCTACTGTTACAGAAAACGAAACATGGACATTACGGGAAACCCAATATGCCGACTGGCAGGATAAGGCCAGACTTAGCCGGAAAGCTGCTATTATTTTCGATCCGCTCACTTTAGAAAAGCAAAGGGATATTTCCCAGAAGCTTTGTTACGCCCTCTCCCGTTTAACCTATGCGAAAGATCTGGATGATCTGCTTCTTACATTCCAGGCAGAAGGCCTGGTAGATATTACTGAAGCAGTAGAATTTGAACGAAGATTGAAAGCACTCCTTTCTCATGAATGGATACAGCCTTGTTTTAGCCCGGAAGTACGTATTATGTCAGCTCATAATATTATTTCTGCCAGAGCATTATCTTTACCATCTCCTGATAGAGTTGTAGTAAATAGGCAAACAATAAGTATATTGAATTTTTTGCCTGGTTCGCCCTCAGATGCGGATAGCAAGCGATTACAACGCTATAGTAAATTTCTGAAAGAGATGGGGTATGAAACGGTTGAAGCTATTCTGGTGAATGTGGCAGATAGTAGTGTGCAAAAAATTAGTGTATAA
- a CDS encoding DUF1553 domain-containing protein, giving the protein MACHFRKLLLIVLAALYGCNQVTIPENIAQAKQNLPDKIDFNLHVKPILSDRCFACHGPDKNKREEDLRLDIAEGAFAALKSGHGKAIVPGSLHNSEVVRRILSENPEERMPPASSNLSLTPEESATLIKWIEQGAEYKPHWAFIPPTKPEVPLAKNKSWKSNNPIDNFVQATLENKNLSPAPEADKERLLRRVTMDLTGLPPTIAEIDAFLTDNSPDAYEKVVDRLLTTDAFAERMAMEWMDVARYADSHGMHADGWRMMWPWRDWVIKAFKNNMPYDQFSTWQIAGDLLPNATKEQILATAFNRNHPMTAEGGVIDEEFRLKYVFDRTSTIGTAFLALTVECAQCHDHKFDPISQKDYYSLSAFFNNVKELGMTGDDGNYGPMLLLPDETTEKKLAALDKQIQDKEKEIELSAEKADQIHQFISNKYPAPESPAAYLPFDKTATTTRKEGEKELIIDGSPQCYSSGTPELVNGKRGKALLFNDEYDEVFLKKVGAYEMNEAFSVGMWINTSKLEKGKTQTLIGNTGNKNNFWRGWEFYLDTANHLSVRLIHSLPHNYLHVSTLESIPLDTWTHVAFTYEGSGKASGVKLYMNGEKVSTANNYDRLYKTIRTIDDVKHLAQERPLKIGKSYRVFTGEYGIFKGMIDEVSLFNRQISTFEIKKLVKPEAQPEGSSAQEYLTFRNSHYQALQQELKELRHDRIKAINQVPEIMVMEEMKQTRPAFVLNRGQYDSPKEKVNPATPQSVMSFPENLPKNRLGLSKWLFDARNPLTARVTVNRYWQLFFGQGLVKTSHDFGNQGNLPSHPELLDWLAITFRESGWDVKKLMKLIAMSATYRQNSRADKQLLETDPDNKFLARGPKYRLPAEMIRDNALAASGLLVRWVGGESVKPYQPEGLWTEKNNFSHMLFDYVPSKGDSLYRRSMYSFIRRTSPHPAMVAFDATARDVCMVKRETTNTPLQALVLLNDPQFVEAARVMAIRLQKEGDELEQQLELAFRLTTGRKPKEKEIEVLKQLYQSQYTQFTHNTNQAEELLGVGEYKQEDGIDKAKTAALAMVASTLFNHDESYMKR; this is encoded by the coding sequence ATGGCCTGCCATTTTCGAAAGCTGCTGCTTATTGTCTTAGCAGCGCTGTATGGGTGTAATCAGGTAACAATTCCCGAAAACATTGCCCAGGCAAAACAAAATCTGCCAGATAAAATTGATTTTAACCTGCACGTAAAGCCTATTCTTTCAGACCGCTGTTTTGCCTGCCATGGGCCAGATAAAAATAAGCGGGAAGAAGATTTACGATTGGATATAGCAGAAGGAGCTTTCGCCGCTTTAAAATCAGGGCATGGGAAGGCGATTGTACCTGGAAGCTTGCATAATAGCGAAGTGGTGAGACGTATCCTTTCTGAAAATCCGGAGGAAAGAATGCCGCCAGCCAGTTCAAATCTGAGTTTAACACCAGAAGAGTCAGCTACACTTATCAAATGGATTGAACAGGGTGCCGAGTACAAACCACACTGGGCTTTTATTCCACCAACTAAGCCGGAAGTTCCACTGGCAAAAAACAAATCATGGAAATCAAATAATCCCATTGATAATTTTGTGCAAGCCACTTTAGAAAACAAAAACCTTAGTCCGGCTCCGGAAGCAGATAAAGAACGCTTGTTACGCAGAGTAACAATGGATTTAACAGGCTTACCTCCGACTATTGCAGAAATAGATGCTTTTTTAACCGATAATTCCCCTGATGCTTATGAAAAAGTAGTTGACCGCCTGCTCACCACAGATGCCTTTGCCGAACGTATGGCGATGGAATGGATGGATGTTGCCCGCTATGCCGATTCTCATGGGATGCATGCGGATGGATGGCGCATGATGTGGCCCTGGCGGGATTGGGTAATTAAGGCGTTTAAAAATAATATGCCGTATGACCAGTTCAGTACCTGGCAGATTGCCGGAGACTTATTGCCTAATGCCACAAAAGAGCAGATTCTGGCTACAGCTTTTAACCGCAACCACCCGATGACGGCTGAAGGAGGAGTGATTGATGAGGAATTCCGCCTGAAATATGTATTTGACCGCACCAGCACTATTGGAACTGCTTTTCTGGCTTTAACCGTAGAATGCGCGCAGTGCCACGATCATAAATTTGACCCCATTTCCCAGAAAGATTATTATTCGTTATCAGCTTTTTTCAATAATGTAAAAGAGCTCGGCATGACTGGTGATGATGGAAATTATGGCCCTATGTTACTATTGCCGGATGAAACCACAGAAAAGAAGTTAGCTGCCTTGGATAAACAAATACAGGACAAAGAAAAAGAGATAGAGCTTTCAGCAGAAAAAGCAGACCAGATACACCAGTTTATATCGAATAAATATCCTGCACCGGAAAGTCCAGCCGCTTATTTGCCTTTTGACAAAACAGCAACTACCACCAGGAAAGAAGGAGAAAAAGAACTAATCATAGATGGCTCACCCCAATGTTATTCTTCGGGCACTCCTGAGCTGGTGAATGGTAAAAGAGGCAAAGCCTTACTGTTTAATGATGAGTATGATGAGGTGTTTTTGAAGAAAGTAGGCGCATATGAAATGAATGAAGCTTTTTCTGTGGGCATGTGGATCAATACCTCTAAACTGGAGAAAGGCAAAACGCAGACACTGATAGGAAACACCGGCAACAAAAACAATTTCTGGCGGGGATGGGAATTCTACCTGGATACGGCCAATCATCTTTCTGTACGGCTTATTCACTCACTGCCGCATAATTATTTGCATGTAAGCACCCTTGAAAGTATTCCGCTTGATACCTGGACCCATGTGGCTTTCACCTATGAAGGTTCTGGAAAAGCCTCTGGTGTGAAACTGTATATGAATGGTGAGAAAGTATCTACAGCAAATAACTATGACCGCTTGTACAAAACTATCCGGACTATTGATGATGTAAAGCATTTAGCGCAGGAAAGACCCCTTAAAATCGGAAAAAGCTACAGGGTATTCACTGGAGAATATGGAATCTTCAAAGGAATGATAGATGAAGTAAGCTTATTTAACCGGCAAATATCTACGTTTGAAATTAAAAAATTAGTAAAGCCGGAAGCACAACCAGAGGGCAGTTCTGCGCAAGAGTATCTCACTTTCCGCAATTCCCACTATCAGGCACTTCAACAGGAATTAAAAGAATTACGCCATGACAGAATTAAGGCAATCAATCAGGTGCCTGAAATAATGGTGATGGAGGAAATGAAACAGACCCGGCCTGCCTTTGTGCTCAACCGTGGACAATATGATTCACCAAAAGAAAAAGTAAATCCCGCTACTCCCCAAAGTGTAATGAGCTTCCCGGAAAACCTACCCAAAAATCGCCTGGGTTTGTCGAAATGGTTGTTTGATGCCCGCAATCCGCTTACAGCCCGTGTAACAGTAAACCGCTACTGGCAACTATTTTTTGGACAAGGCCTGGTGAAAACTTCCCATGATTTTGGTAACCAGGGCAATTTGCCATCCCATCCTGAATTGCTCGACTGGCTGGCCATTACCTTCCGGGAATCTGGCTGGGACGTGAAAAAACTAATGAAACTAATTGCCATGTCAGCTACGTACCGGCAAAACTCCAGGGCAGATAAGCAGTTACTGGAAACAGATCCGGATAATAAATTCCTGGCCAGAGGACCCAAATACCGCCTGCCAGCTGAAATGATCCGCGACAATGCCCTGGCAGCCAGTGGATTATTAGTCAGGTGGGTGGGTGGAGAAAGTGTAAAACCCTATCAGCCAGAAGGTCTCTGGACAGAAAAGAATAATTTCTCCCACATGCTATTTGACTATGTTCCCAGCAAAGGAGATAGCTTATACCGCCGCAGCATGTATTCTTTCATCCGCCGTACTTCGCCACATCCGGCCATGGTTGCCTTCGATGCAACCGCCAGAGATGTATGTATGGTAAAACGGGAAACCACCAATACCCCTTTGCAGGCCTTGGTGCTGTTAAATGATCCGCAGTTTGTAGAAGCAGCCAGAGTAATGGCCATACGATTGCAGAAAGAGGGAGATGAACTGGAGCAACAACTCGAACTGGCTTTCCGCCTCACTACCGGACGAAAACCCAAAGAGAAAGAAATTGAAGTATTAAAGCAGTTGTATCAATCGCAGTACACACAGTTTACGCACAACACAAATCAGGCAGAGGAATTACTGGGTGTGGGAGAGTATAAACAAGAAGATGGTATTGATAAAGCTAAAACAGCCGCATTAGCTATGGTGGCCAGTACGCTGTTCAATCATGATGAATCCTATATGAAACGGTAG
- a CDS encoding YsnF/AvaK domain-containing protein, giving the protein MAQTVIGIFDNESEARRAVDNLVERGFTRNSIDIADRSSSNYTSSDSDYTSRKHDDDDSIGGFFRSLFGSSDESDKYSRVASRGCVVTVHAQSSDEAERAADILDEYGAVNVDERASQFGNYSNTTSSSNFTDTTTTGAAYTADRFDKDTNRFDADKFRDRDVVDTDRVDIDNRTNLDRRDVVDSETSLPIIEEQLNVGKRVVETGGVRLRSRIIEKPVEENLRLREEHVRVERHPVNRPASEADLAGFREGTVEMTERSEVPVVNKEARVIEEISLNKDVEEREETVRDTVRRTDVEVENLKRTDDRIADTDRIYNSDERRLDSDDRTLDDDEELSRPRGV; this is encoded by the coding sequence ATGGCACAAACAGTGATTGGAATTTTTGATAATGAAAGCGAAGCCCGAAGGGCCGTTGACAATCTGGTAGAAAGAGGCTTTACCCGCAATAGTATTGATATTGCCGATAGAAGTTCTAGCAATTACACTTCAAGCGATAGTGATTACACTAGCCGCAAACACGACGACGATGATAGCATTGGCGGCTTTTTCCGCTCTTTATTCGGAAGCAGCGATGAATCCGATAAGTATAGCCGTGTTGCCAGCCGTGGTTGTGTAGTTACTGTTCATGCCCAATCTTCGGACGAAGCAGAAAGAGCAGCTGATATTCTGGACGAATATGGCGCAGTAAATGTTGATGAACGTGCATCTCAGTTTGGTAATTACTCAAACACTACTTCTAGCTCTAATTTCACAGATACCACTACTACCGGTGCTGCTTATACGGCCGATAGGTTTGATAAGGATACAAACAGATTCGACGCTGATAAATTCAGAGACAGAGATGTTGTTGACACAGATAGAGTAGATATTGATAACAGAACAAATTTGGATAGAAGAGATGTAGTTGATTCTGAAACTTCACTGCCTATCATTGAAGAACAACTTAATGTTGGAAAACGGGTAGTAGAAACTGGTGGCGTTCGTTTACGTAGCCGGATTATTGAAAAACCTGTAGAAGAAAACCTTCGTTTGCGGGAAGAACATGTACGTGTAGAAAGACACCCAGTTAACCGTCCGGCTTCTGAAGCTGATCTGGCTGGATTCCGGGAAGGTACAGTTGAAATGACAGAACGCTCAGAAGTACCTGTTGTAAATAAAGAAGCCCGTGTAATAGAAGAAATATCTTTGAATAAAGATGTAGAAGAACGGGAAGAAACTGTGCGTGATACCGTTCGCAGAACTGATGTGGAAGTAGAGAATTTGAAGAGAACTGATGACAGGATCGCAGATACTGACAGAATATATAATTCTGACGAACGCAGATTAGATTCAGATGACCGCACACTAGATGATGATGAAGAACTGAGCAGACCAAGAGGTGTGTAA
- a CDS encoding YsnF/AvaK domain-containing protein has protein sequence MNQTSDSQYQPEQERTFAENQVINESAVIPVIEEQVHVSKQQIETGKVLVSKKVHEEEKTIDIPLVHEEHTVERIPVNQYVEKAPEVRYEGDTMIIPVLREEVIIQKRLFITEELRITKRKIETSVPQQVTLRREEVIVERIAGNSEDIDTGIPIRPKENNLVDTTT, from the coding sequence ATGAACCAGACATCAGATTCACAATATCAGCCTGAGCAGGAAAGAACTTTTGCGGAGAACCAGGTAATTAATGAATCTGCTGTAATTCCGGTAATTGAAGAGCAAGTACACGTAAGCAAGCAGCAAATAGAAACCGGCAAAGTGCTTGTTTCTAAAAAGGTGCACGAAGAGGAGAAAACCATAGATATTCCGCTCGTACATGAAGAACATACAGTAGAACGGATTCCGGTAAACCAGTATGTAGAAAAAGCACCTGAAGTACGCTATGAAGGAGACACTATGATTATTCCTGTACTCCGGGAAGAAGTAATTATACAAAAAAGACTGTTTATAACTGAAGAATTACGTATTACTAAACGCAAAATAGAAACTTCTGTGCCTCAGCAAGTAACTCTACGCAGGGAAGAAGTAATAGTAGAACGTATAGCCGGAAACAGCGAAGATATAGATACCGGAATACCCATCCGGCCAAAAGAGAATAACTTAGTTGATACAACAACTTAG